Proteins from one Betaproteobacteria bacterium genomic window:
- a CDS encoding glutamate synthase — protein sequence MATLDLAQLSVRDANEKLRLLGEAGEDVEVINPDARHHIGVGLTHPIKVKIRGSAGYFCAGLTDGPRFEVEANVGWGLADNMLKGSIVVSGNASAIAGVAIRGAEVIVKGNMGSRAGQVMKEGTLLCCGNANFMAGYMMYGGRIIILGNSGEQVGQDMTGGSIYIARKLQSLGTDAQLIDLPREEADDIAQFLDRYGIPFKGVLQKIVNAGKKLRYPRTEPRTRQVPFFMASGAVSGYWNAKVQEDIYIRSRIGRYRIRGYGASRALPHLSDIGFRKNIAGMQHDRDVVNKVALKTEIGGRKGANPIKLSMPVTIAPMSYGALSKSTKVALAIASKLSGVSENTGEGGMSDEQRAAADQIIYQCLSGRLGWNIHDMRRANGLEIYISQGAKPGLGGQLMAKKVTKEIARIRGIPAGIDLRSPSRHPDVLGADDLVIKIEEFREATSYRIPISVKLGAGRVRDDIKIAYKDGLDFVELDGLQGSTGAASHEVLEYVGIPTLSAIQEAVDALAELGATGKMPIVLMGGIKDGVDAAKAIALGAHAVAVGTGAIIAGGCIACLQCHVGSCVVGIATQDPEHEKRYNVPVEAQNIHRYLESVRWQLAAVTRALGHDDVHKLSRDDLVALTPEAAAITRLPYVPQEQEQRFRKAS from the coding sequence ATGGCAACGCTCGATCTAGCCCAACTCAGCGTTCGCGACGCGAACGAAAAACTCCGCCTGCTGGGCGAGGCAGGCGAGGACGTGGAAGTCATCAATCCCGATGCGCGCCATCACATCGGCGTGGGGCTGACGCATCCCATCAAGGTAAAGATACGCGGCTCCGCGGGCTACTTCTGCGCCGGCCTCACCGATGGCCCGCGTTTTGAAGTGGAAGCCAACGTCGGCTGGGGTTTGGCGGACAACATGCTGAAAGGCTCCATAGTCGTCAGCGGTAACGCCAGCGCCATTGCAGGCGTGGCCATTCGCGGCGCGGAAGTCATCGTCAAGGGCAACATGGGTTCACGCGCCGGACAGGTGATGAAGGAAGGCACGCTGCTTTGTTGCGGCAACGCCAACTTCATGGCGGGTTACATGATGTACGGCGGGCGCATCATCATCCTGGGAAACTCCGGGGAGCAAGTGGGCCAGGACATGACCGGTGGTTCCATTTACATCGCGAGGAAACTGCAATCGTTGGGCACCGATGCGCAACTCATTGACCTACCGCGCGAGGAGGCGGACGACATCGCGCAATTTCTCGATCGTTACGGCATTCCTTTCAAGGGCGTGCTGCAGAAGATCGTCAATGCCGGCAAGAAGCTGCGCTATCCGCGCACGGAGCCGCGAACGAGGCAGGTGCCTTTCTTCATGGCGTCTGGCGCCGTATCCGGCTACTGGAACGCGAAAGTGCAGGAAGACATCTACATCCGCTCGCGCATCGGCCGCTACCGCATACGCGGTTATGGCGCCTCGCGTGCCCTACCGCACCTGAGCGACATCGGATTTCGGAAGAACATAGCGGGCATGCAGCACGACCGCGACGTGGTGAACAAGGTCGCCCTCAAGACTGAAATCGGCGGGCGCAAGGGGGCCAACCCCATCAAGCTCAGCATGCCCGTCACCATCGCGCCCATGAGCTATGGCGCCTTATCCAAATCCACGAAGGTGGCGCTCGCCATCGCCTCCAAGCTCTCCGGCGTTTCGGAGAACACGGGGGAAGGCGGCATGTCCGATGAGCAACGCGCGGCGGCCGACCAGATCATCTATCAATGCTTGTCCGGCCGTCTGGGATGGAATATCCACGACATGCGCCGCGCCAACGGCCTGGAGATCTACATCTCCCAAGGTGCCAAGCCCGGACTCGGCGGCCAGTTGATGGCGAAGAAGGTCACCAAGGAAATCGCGCGCATTCGCGGCATTCCAGCTGGCATCGACTTGCGCTCGCCCTCGCGCCATCCCGACGTATTGGGTGCGGACGATCTGGTCATCAAGATCGAAGAGTTTCGCGAAGCAACCAGTTATCGCATTCCCATTTCCGTAAAACTTGGCGCGGGCCGTGTGCGCGACGACATCAAGATCGCCTATAAGGATGGCCTGGACTTCGTCGAGCTGGATGGGTTGCAAGGCTCCACCGGCGCGGCATCGCACGAAGTGCTGGAGTACGTGGGCATCCCCACGCTCTCCGCGATTCAGGAAGCCGTGGACGCGCTGGCCGAATTGGGCGCCACGGGAAAGATGCCCATCGTATTGATGGGCGGCATCAAGGACGGCGTGGACGCCGCCAAGGCCATCGCGCTGGGCGCGCACGCCGTGGCGGTGGGCACGGGTGCGATCATCGCGGGCGGTTGCATCGCGTGCTTGCAGTGCCACGTGGGCTCCTGCGTGGTGGGCATCGCCACGCAAGATCCCGAACACGAGAAGCGCTATAACGTGCCAGTGGAAGCGCAGAACATCCATCGCTACCTGGAATCCGTGCGCTGGCAGTTGGCGGCGGTGACACGCGCCCTCGGTCACGACGATGTGCACAAGTTAAGCCGCGATGACCTGGTCGCGCTCACCCCCGAAGCGGCCGCCATCACCCGGTTGCCCTACGTACCGCAAGAACAAGAGCAACGTTTCCGTAAAGCATCATGA
- a CDS encoding amidophosphoribosyltransferase yields the protein MCGIAGIMFKRPGADALVGKSLISMLDGCQHRGPDSTGFALYHHANPGELRLRFFVGAGSEADAKVAEIKAQLRDHNATILSDERAGTSYSVIVHFGGDVQKFSYDMEHAAKVFSIGESLDIIKDTGSAHDVDDVYNVRDFHGSHGIGHVRLATESDVTPDASHPFWATGFADVAIVHNGQITNYYKMRRRLEKRGFAFNTSNDSELIAVYLADKLSHGRSLQEALAQSIEDLDGTFSFLVSTKDEIGFAKDRLAAKPMVMYETDDIIAIASEEVSLNRLFPGQALNTTEPPPGTFRTWQRSI from the coding sequence ATGTGCGGAATAGCAGGAATCATGTTCAAGCGCCCCGGCGCGGACGCCCTCGTGGGCAAATCTCTCATCAGCATGCTGGATGGCTGCCAGCACCGCGGCCCGGATTCCACTGGCTTCGCGCTGTATCACCATGCGAATCCCGGTGAGTTGCGGCTGCGCTTTTTCGTAGGTGCTGGCAGCGAGGCGGACGCCAAAGTCGCCGAGATCAAAGCGCAGCTACGCGATCACAACGCCACGATCCTATCTGACGAGCGCGCGGGCACAAGCTACAGCGTCATCGTGCACTTCGGCGGCGACGTGCAGAAGTTCTCCTACGACATGGAGCACGCCGCCAAGGTGTTCTCCATCGGCGAGAGCCTGGACATCATCAAGGACACGGGCAGCGCCCACGACGTGGACGATGTCTACAACGTGCGCGACTTCCACGGCTCCCATGGCATCGGCCACGTGCGGCTCGCCACGGAATCGGACGTGACACCCGATGCCTCGCACCCTTTCTGGGCCACCGGATTCGCCGATGTGGCCATCGTGCACAACGGCCAGATCACCAATTACTACAAGATGCGCCGCCGCCTTGAAAAGCGCGGCTTCGCCTTCAACACCAGCAACGACAGCGAGTTGATCGCGGTCTATCTCGCCGACAAACTCTCGCATGGCCGCTCGTTGCAAGAAGCCCTTGCGCAATCCATCGAAGATCTCGACGGCACCTTCTCCTTCCTGGTTTCCACCAAGGACGAGATCGGTTTCGCCAAGGACCGCCTTGCCGCCAAACCCATGGTGATGTACGAGACCGACGACATCATCGCCATCGCCTCCGAGGAAGTTTCGCTCAACCGTCTGTTCCCCGGACAAGCGCTCAACACCACCGAACCCCCACCCGGCACCTTCCGCACATGGCAACGCTCGATCTAG
- a CDS encoding FAD-dependent oxidoreductase: MALGLLRFALSREHPEPRMFRVPERLKLTYDAVIIGAGGHGLASAYYLARDYKLSNVAVLEKGYLGGGNTGRNTTIIRSNYLTPEGVAFYDESVRLYQDLAQDFDLNLFYSTRGHFTLAHTDSAMRTARWRAEVNKHFGVDSEVVGPEFIKKACPHIDLTCAGHAPILGALYHAPGAIARHDAVAWGYGRGADQRGVEIHQQTEVTGIDVKGGKVVGVHTTRGYVATKKVLCAVAGFTPRILNMVGLRSPIYVHPLQAMVSEPMKPWLNEIFVSGSLHIYISQSARGELVMGASLDPYEVQNTRSTLDFAEGLCAHILDMFPFLSTAKIVRQWAGLADMTPDFAPIMGKTPVEGFYLDAGWGTWGFKATPVSGKTMSYTLFNDRDHDLIKGFRLSRFEQYQLTGEKGAASVGH, translated from the coding sequence ATGGCCCTAGGGCTACTGCGTTTTGCCTTGAGCCGCGAGCACCCGGAACCGCGCATGTTTCGCGTCCCGGAGCGGCTCAAACTCACCTACGACGCCGTGATCATCGGCGCCGGCGGGCACGGTTTGGCGAGCGCTTACTATCTTGCCAGGGACTACAAACTCAGCAATGTAGCCGTGCTGGAGAAGGGCTACCTGGGTGGCGGCAACACCGGGCGCAATACCACCATCATCCGCTCCAACTACCTAACCCCCGAAGGCGTGGCCTTTTACGATGAGAGCGTACGGCTCTACCAAGATCTGGCCCAGGATTTCGACCTGAACCTCTTCTACTCCACGCGCGGGCACTTCACCCTGGCGCACACGGATTCCGCCATGCGCACCGCCCGCTGGCGGGCGGAGGTCAACAAGCACTTCGGCGTGGACAGCGAAGTGGTGGGTCCCGAGTTCATCAAGAAAGCCTGTCCGCACATCGATCTGACTTGCGCGGGCCATGCCCCCATTCTCGGCGCCCTATATCACGCGCCGGGCGCCATCGCACGCCACGATGCGGTGGCCTGGGGTTATGGTCGCGGCGCGGACCAGCGCGGGGTGGAGATTCACCAGCAGACCGAAGTAACGGGCATCGATGTAAAAGGCGGCAAGGTGGTAGGCGTGCACACGACGCGCGGTTACGTGGCCACCAAAAAGGTTTTGTGCGCCGTGGCGGGATTCACGCCTCGCATCTTGAACATGGTGGGCTTGCGTTCGCCCATATACGTCCACCCCCTTCAAGCGATGGTGAGCGAACCCATGAAACCCTGGCTCAACGAGATTTTCGTTTCGGGCAGCTTGCACATCTACATCAGCCAATCGGCCCGCGGCGAACTGGTGATGGGTGCATCGCTGGATCCCTACGAAGTGCAGAACACCCGCTCCACGCTCGACTTCGCGGAGGGCCTCTGCGCTCACATCCTCGATATGTTCCCCTTCCTATCCACGGCGAAGATCGTTCGCCAGTGGGCCGGCTTGGCGGACATGACTCCGGATTTCGCTCCCATCATGGGCAAGACACCGGTGGAAGGTTTCTATCTGGATGCGGGCTGGGGCACCTGGGGATTCAAAGCAACGCCCGTGAGTGGCAAGACCATGAGTTACACGCTGTTCAACGACCGCGATCACGACTTGATCAAAGGGTTTCGGTTGTCGCGGTTCGAGCAGTATCAACTTACGGGAGAAAAAGGAGCCGCTTCAGTGGGGCACTGA
- a CDS encoding DNA-3-methyladenine glycosylase: protein MTNLQPREARRLGRDDFNQPTLKVAKHLIGKFIVRRHGRHLLCGMITEAEAYKGPRDRAAHSFGGRRTARVEPLYGEGGTVYVYLIYGMHWMLNFSTAGAGLPEGVLIRAILARMDGEDKYLAGPGRVTKYLAIGKSLDRADSTSSKKIWIEDRGVRIPKKAIQRGPRIGIGYAGDYWAARPWRFWIGVVVASHAAARI from the coding sequence ATAACAAATCTTCAACCGCGAGAGGCACGACGCCTTGGCCGCGATGATTTCAACCAGCCCACGCTCAAGGTGGCCAAGCACCTGATCGGCAAGTTCATCGTGCGGCGGCATGGGCGCCATCTACTTTGCGGGATGATCACCGAAGCCGAGGCCTACAAGGGGCCCAGGGACAGAGCGGCGCATTCCTTCGGCGGGCGGCGCACGGCGCGGGTGGAACCGCTCTACGGCGAGGGCGGCACGGTGTACGTCTACCTGATTTATGGCATGCATTGGATGCTCAACTTCAGCACCGCTGGCGCGGGTCTTCCTGAAGGTGTTTTGATTCGCGCAATCCTTGCTCGCATGGACGGAGAAGACAAATATCTCGCGGGACCAGGGCGGGTCACGAAGTATCTTGCCATCGGCAAGTCCCTTGATCGCGCGGACAGTACATCGTCGAAAAAAATCTGGATCGAGGACCGCGGTGTTCGAATTCCAAAGAAAGCGATCCAGCGCGGGCCGCGCATCGGCATCGGCTACGCCGGGGATTACTGGGCTGCCCGGCCGTGGCGGTTCTGGATCGGCGTAGTCGTGGCATCCCATGCCGCGGCGCGGATCTAA
- a CDS encoding amino acid permease → MAATTAAQGGGQRISLRKVLGPVHVWALGVGIVLVGEFTGWNFSLAKGGAWGALIACWYIGLLYTCVAMIDSEVTSTVAAAGGQYTQAKHIIGPLMAFNVGLYLVMAYTMLEASNAIVVGDLIKSFAGETGFADLDVKPFIVLSIAVLAWLNYRGVYATLNVNFVITAIAFLSIIVLFFSVSPFQPGKVLLHKELFTDLPYGWIGAIGALQFGMWYYLGIEGTCQAAEEVRSAGRSIPLGTMSGMITLLIAASITWYVASGLMPWQYLGQAYTPLYDAAKLTGGGGLQAIMFVGTLFAALASANGCINDASRSWFSMGRDRYMPEWFGAVHPRYRTPYRAIIFLIPIAVVFALLFYTRLDLVIGFSILSGLLGYTFMSFNMLRFRKLWPLGTIHRGYVHPFHPWTAIILLVLCAAVYFATYLGYSDMLLSIMAFYILASVWFAFHRYKYVKRGDQFTMNWPRPKGY, encoded by the coding sequence ATGGCGGCAACGACAGCGGCGCAGGGCGGCGGGCAACGCATAAGTCTGAGAAAAGTCCTGGGGCCCGTTCACGTATGGGCACTTGGCGTGGGCATCGTCTTGGTGGGAGAGTTCACGGGTTGGAATTTCTCCTTGGCCAAGGGCGGCGCTTGGGGCGCGCTCATCGCGTGCTGGTATATCGGCCTGCTCTACACCTGCGTGGCCATGATCGACTCCGAGGTCACTTCCACCGTGGCCGCCGCGGGCGGGCAATACACGCAAGCGAAACACATCATCGGCCCGCTCATGGCCTTCAACGTAGGCTTGTACTTGGTGATGGCGTACACCATGCTGGAGGCAAGCAACGCCATCGTGGTGGGGGATTTGATCAAGTCCTTCGCCGGGGAGACGGGATTCGCGGATCTCGACGTCAAACCCTTCATCGTACTCTCCATCGCCGTGCTGGCCTGGCTCAACTACCGTGGCGTGTACGCGACGCTCAACGTCAACTTCGTGATCACTGCCATTGCGTTCCTGTCCATCATCGTGCTGTTCTTCAGCGTGTCACCGTTCCAACCCGGCAAGGTTTTGCTGCACAAGGAGCTGTTCACCGATCTGCCCTACGGATGGATAGGCGCCATCGGCGCGTTGCAATTCGGCATGTGGTACTACCTTGGCATCGAAGGCACCTGCCAGGCTGCGGAAGAAGTACGCTCGGCGGGACGCTCCATCCCCCTCGGCACGATGAGCGGAATGATCACCCTGTTGATCGCCGCCTCCATCACATGGTATGTCGCCTCCGGGTTGATGCCTTGGCAGTATCTCGGCCAAGCGTACACCCCGCTCTACGACGCGGCGAAACTCACGGGCGGCGGTGGGCTGCAAGCCATCATGTTCGTCGGTACGCTATTCGCCGCGCTGGCGTCGGCCAACGGATGTATCAACGACGCCTCGCGCTCCTGGTTCTCCATGGGCCGCGACCGTTACATGCCCGAGTGGTTCGGCGCGGTGCACCCGCGCTACCGCACGCCCTACCGGGCGATCATCTTCCTCATCCCCATCGCCGTGGTGTTCGCGCTGCTGTTCTACACCCGGCTGGACCTCGTGATCGGCTTCTCCATCCTCTCCGGCTTGTTGGGCTACACCTTCATGTCCTTCAACATGCTGCGCTTCCGCAAGCTCTGGCCCCTGGGTACCATCCACCGTGGCTACGTGCATCCCTTCCACCCGTGGACAGCGATCATCTTGCTCGTACTCTGCGCGGCGGTGTACTTCGCCACCTACCTGGGCTACAGCGACATGCTGTTATCCATCATGGCATTCTACATTCTGGCTTCGGTCTGGTTCGCGTTTCACCGCTACAAGTACGTAAAGCGGGGCGACCAGTTCACCATGAATTGGCCAAGGCCCAAGGGATATTGA
- a CDS encoding DUF4173 domain-containing protein yields the protein MDPALSTRVESMFSRDRAMALAFVVVLWLTILFVYFAIAPLIASPGMRVVLIIGAALLLLFNTASMIAMIRHYRKDKEHIYGLDIRHMDEEA from the coding sequence ATGGATCCTGCTTTATCCACCCGCGTGGAGAGCATGTTCTCGCGTGACCGCGCCATGGCACTCGCCTTCGTCGTCGTGCTCTGGCTCACCATCTTGTTTGTCTATTTCGCCATAGCCCCGTTGATCGCAAGCCCCGGCATGCGAGTAGTACTCATCATTGGGGCGGCGCTACTGCTCTTGTTCAACACCGCTTCCATGATCGCCATGATCCGGCATTACCGGAAGGATAAGGAGCATATCTACGGCCTGGATATTCGCCACATGGACGAGGAGGCATGA
- a CDS encoding ferrochelatase, translated as MPFLSEPAFKHDQVARLGVLLINLGTPDAPTAPAVRKYLAEFLWDPRVVEIPRALWWMILHGAILRTRPKESASKYAKIWTKDGSPLKFHTERQVSLVKGNLGATIKPSALVAYGMRHGTPSIEEGLAKLKQAGCARILAMPLYPQYAASTTASAFDALSAALSKMRHQPELRWVKHFHDHPAYIEAVAQSVQDYWLANGRPTKLLMSFHGLPKFSLERGDPYHCECQKTARLIAEALGMKPENYLVTFQSRFGKAEWLKPYTIETMRKLGKEKVNRLDVICPGFVSDCLETLEEIAMENKAAFLKAGGGEFHYVPCLNERPQWIDALANILRDNLQGWLPNDADRSAADAAKARAIALGAKQ; from the coding sequence GTGCCCTTCTTGTCCGAACCTGCGTTCAAGCATGACCAAGTTGCGCGTCTAGGCGTTCTCTTGATCAACCTCGGCACACCGGATGCACCCACGGCGCCTGCCGTACGCAAGTACCTCGCGGAATTTCTTTGGGACCCGAGAGTTGTGGAAATTCCGCGCGCTCTCTGGTGGATGATCTTGCACGGCGCGATCTTGCGCACGCGGCCCAAGGAATCGGCTTCGAAATACGCCAAGATCTGGACCAAGGACGGCTCGCCTCTGAAGTTCCATACGGAGCGGCAGGTAAGCTTGGTCAAGGGCAACCTGGGGGCCACGATCAAGCCCTCCGCTCTCGTTGCTTATGGCATGCGCCATGGCACGCCCTCCATCGAAGAAGGTCTCGCCAAGCTCAAGCAGGCGGGCTGCGCGCGAATTCTCGCCATGCCGCTTTATCCTCAGTATGCCGCCAGCACCACCGCCAGCGCTTTCGATGCGTTGAGCGCGGCGCTCTCCAAGATGCGCCACCAGCCGGAGTTGCGTTGGGTCAAGCACTTTCACGATCACCCAGCCTACATAGAGGCCGTGGCCCAGAGCGTGCAGGATTATTGGTTGGCGAACGGCCGGCCCACAAAACTGCTGATGAGTTTTCACGGGCTACCGAAGTTCTCCCTGGAACGCGGCGATCCTTACCATTGCGAATGCCAGAAAACAGCACGGCTCATCGCCGAGGCCCTAGGCATGAAGCCGGAGAATTACCTGGTGACCTTCCAGTCGCGCTTCGGCAAGGCGGAGTGGTTGAAGCCCTACACCATCGAGACCATGCGCAAGCTGGGCAAGGAAAAGGTGAACCGCCTCGACGTGATATGCCCCGGCTTCGTCTCCGATTGCTTAGAGACCCTGGAAGAGATCGCCATGGAGAATAAAGCCGCGTTCCTGAAAGCCGGCGGCGGAGAGTTCCACTACGTTCCCTGCCTGAACGAACGCCCGCAATGGATCGATGCGCTGGCGAATATCCTGCGGGATAACCTCCAAGGCTGGTTGCCCAATGATGCGGACCGAAGCGCGGCGGACGCGGCGAAAGCTCGCGCGATCGCCCTCGGCGCCAAACAATAG
- the hrcA gene encoding heat-inducible transcriptional repressor HrcA, whose protein sequence is MNDKALLSERAQALLKTLVERYIAEGEPVGSRTLSKFSGLDLSAASIRNTMADLEEMGFVASPHTSSGRIPTPRGYRLFVDCLLTVKPLDRAELNHLEHQLQPDSTQRLVQSASHLLSALTQFAGVVMTPKRKNTRVRHIEFLRLAEKRILLIMVTSEGDVQNRVVLTERAYSNSELVEASNFLAQNYAGLTFEEMKLRLRGELKRLRDDMTQLLSSALEAGDDPTDQKGEDYVLSGEHNLLHVQDLSSNVTSLRKLFDLFEHRTGLLQLLDAGGRAQGIQIYIGGESGLVPLDECAVITAPYTVDGEVLGTVGVIGPTRMAYDRVIPIVEITAKLLSSAMASQRARSLE, encoded by the coding sequence ATGAATGACAAAGCTCTCCTAAGCGAACGCGCCCAAGCGCTACTGAAGACTCTCGTCGAACGCTACATCGCCGAGGGCGAACCCGTGGGATCCAGAACGCTCTCCAAATTCTCCGGCCTGGACTTGAGCGCCGCCAGCATCCGCAACACCATGGCGGACCTGGAGGAGATGGGGTTCGTGGCGAGTCCCCACACCTCCTCGGGCCGCATTCCCACGCCTCGCGGGTACCGGCTGTTCGTGGACTGCCTGCTCACCGTCAAGCCGCTGGACCGTGCTGAACTGAACCATCTCGAGCACCAACTGCAGCCCGACAGCACGCAAAGGCTCGTCCAGTCCGCCTCCCATTTGCTCTCCGCGCTCACGCAGTTCGCCGGCGTGGTCATGACACCCAAACGCAAGAACACGCGGGTGCGCCACATCGAGTTTCTGCGGCTGGCGGAAAAGCGCATCTTGCTCATCATGGTGACCTCCGAAGGCGACGTGCAAAACCGGGTGGTGCTCACGGAGCGCGCCTACAGCAACTCGGAGCTGGTGGAGGCCAGCAACTTCCTGGCGCAGAACTACGCCGGCCTCACCTTCGAGGAAATGAAGCTGCGCCTGCGCGGCGAATTAAAGCGTTTGCGCGACGACATGACCCAATTGCTCTCCAGCGCCCTGGAAGCGGGCGATGACCCCACCGACCAGAAGGGCGAGGATTATGTATTGTCCGGCGAGCACAATTTGCTGCACGTCCAGGATCTTTCCTCCAACGTGACCAGTCTGCGCAAGCTCTTCGACCTCTTCGAGCACCGCACTGGCCTGTTGCAATTGCTCGACGCTGGCGGCCGCGCGCAAGGCATCCAGATCTACATCGGCGGAGAATCCGGTCTCGTACCGCTCGACGAATGCGCGGTCATCACGGCGCCCTACACGGTGGATGGCGAAGTGCTGGGAACCGTGGGCGTCATCGGGCCCACCCGCATGGCCTACGACCGGGTGATCCCCATCGTGGAGATCACCGCCAAGCTGCTGTCGAGCGCCATGGCGAGCCAGCGCGCGCGATCTCTGGAGTAA
- a CDS encoding NAD kinase, with amino-acid sequence MPSSFQTIALIGKYKSPEIAGPLLELAQFLRSRGVRVVVDSLTAAHIGRDGIEVIPLEEIGTVATLAIVIGGDGTMLNIARALAPHDVALVGVNQGRLGFLTDISIDSMSETIAEILDGHFVVEPRMLLDTEVFRGEQSLNRLLAFNDASVSKGAEGGLIELEVRIDGQFVYYLRADGLIVATPTGSTAYALSASGPILHPALSVIALVPVCPHALGNRPIVISSESVIEILMHHCPDSRVHFDSHSHLVLEPGDRIVLRRYERPVRLLHPRGHSYYHMLRQKLHWSEVL; translated from the coding sequence ATGCCCAGTTCCTTCCAAACCATCGCCCTCATTGGAAAGTATAAAAGCCCGGAGATCGCCGGGCCCTTGCTTGAACTCGCCCAGTTTCTACGCTCCCGTGGTGTTCGGGTCGTGGTGGACTCGCTGACCGCCGCCCATATCGGGCGCGACGGCATCGAGGTGATTCCCCTGGAGGAGATCGGCACGGTGGCCACGCTTGCCATCGTTATCGGGGGAGACGGTACCATGCTTAACATCGCGCGTGCGCTGGCCCCGCACGACGTGGCCTTGGTGGGCGTCAACCAGGGGCGTCTAGGGTTCTTGACGGACATTTCGATCGATTCTATGTCCGAAACCATCGCGGAGATTCTAGACGGCCACTTCGTGGTGGAACCCAGGATGCTACTGGACACCGAGGTGTTTCGAGGCGAGCAATCCTTGAACCGGTTGCTGGCCTTCAACGATGCCAGCGTGAGCAAGGGGGCCGAGGGCGGCCTCATCGAGCTGGAGGTGAGGATCGACGGCCAATTCGTCTACTACCTGCGCGCCGACGGCCTGATCGTCGCCACTCCCACGGGGTCGACTGCCTACGCTTTGTCGGCCAGCGGGCCCATCCTTCACCCCGCGCTCAGTGTGATCGCCCTGGTTCCGGTGTGCCCGCACGCCCTTGGCAACCGGCCCATCGTCATCTCCAGCGAGAGCGTGATCGAAATCTTGATGCACCATTGCCCGGATTCGCGCGTGCATTTCGACAGCCACTCCCACCTCGTGCTGGAACCTGGGGACCGCATCGTCTTGCGCCGTTACGAGCGCCCGGTTCGCCTGTTGCATCCGCGTGGTCATAGCTACTATCACATGCTGCGCCAGAAGCTGCATTGGAGCGAAGTGCTGTAG